In one Lycium barbarum isolate Lr01 chromosome 7, ASM1917538v2, whole genome shotgun sequence genomic region, the following are encoded:
- the LOC132601474 gene encoding uncharacterized protein LOC132601474, with protein MNGAVEAANKNIKKRLRKITDSHRQWHEKLPYAFLGYHTTARTSTGGIPYMLVYGSEAVIPAEVEIPPLRIIQDVGLDDAEWIRSRHEQLLLIDEKRIDAVCHSQLYQNRMSKAFNKRVRPRKFEPRQLVLKRIFPYQDEAKEKFAPNWQGPYVVNRVLSGGALILAEMDGNGADLE; from the exons atgaatggagcagtcgAGGCAGcaaataagaacatcaagaagagATTAAGGAAGATAACAGACAGTCACAGGCAGTGGCATGAAAAGTTGCCATATGCTTTCCTTGGTTACCATACCACTGCTAGAACATCCACAGGAGGAATTCCCTATATGCTGGTCTATGGTTCCGAAGCTGTGATACCTGCAGAAGTAGAGATACCTCCTCTTAGGATTATCCAAGACGTTGGTTTGGATGATGCAGAATGGATACGTAGTAGACACGAACAGTTGTTGCTTATTGATGAGAAAAGGATAGACGCTGTCTGTCACAGTCAGCTTTATCAGAATAGGATGTCCAAGGCATTTAACAAAAGAGTAAGGCCTAGGAAATTCGAACCAAGGCAATTGGTTTTAAAGCGAATATTTCCTTATCAGGACGAAGCTAAAGAGAAATTTGCACCAAATTGGCAAGGTCCATACGTGGTTAATCGAGTGCTTTCAGGAGGAGCATTGATTTTGGCAGAAATGGATG GAAACGGAGCAGATTTGGAATGA
- the LOC132601475 gene encoding uncharacterized protein LOC132601475, whose amino-acid sequence MTITNEVNPTANLSITNENPERSIGRINLSDEEEIALLKLQLDELRGELCKVRDLTHLTVTAFPNSPHFQSLDSPVPEHFPPSTRPPPIPLSFSKLPPVTPANVPNMHKQTPYVPDHTHTSQNLTSTQTTTAPTYPTVQHIPRAHVDTSREQYVPPVYAAGAPTFTAPVTVRVPFEVDQYAEMERDAKIGEDKSIINQLHSLRKEMRNTRVTRGSESLDYDDLCIHPDIGMPVRYKPPKFDIFDGTGDPHAHLRAYCDKLVGVGRNEKLRMKLFIRSLSGKALTWYTRQDPRKWSDWQDMAGNFMNRFGFNTEITPDRFSLSNIQKKATESFQDYARRWRIEATRVMPHWTKASSASTSFELRKASTLKR is encoded by the coding sequence ATGACTATCACTAACGAAGTCAACCCAACTGCTAACCTTTCCATAACAAATGAAAATCCAGAAAGATCGATAGGGAGGATTAATCTGAGCGATGAAGAAGAGATCGCTTTGCTAAAGCTACAACTTGATGAACTAAGAGGAGAGCTGTGTAAAGTTCGGGACCTGACCCATCTCACTGTGACTGCTTTCCCAAATTCACCTCACTTTCAATCTTTGGATTCGCCGGTTCCAGAACACTTCCCTCCATCTACACGTCCACCTCCAATACCCCTTTCCTTTTCCAAGCTACCTCCGGTCACTCCCGCCAATGTACCAAATATGCATAAACAAACCCCTTACGTCCCCGACCACACCCATACTTCACAAAACCTAACATCAACCCAAACCACTACTGCACCTACTTACCCCACCGTGCAGCACATACCAAGGGCACACGTTGATACTTCCCGCGAGCAatatgtgccaccggtatatgcAGCTGGGGCTCCAACCTTTACCGCTCCTGTCACAGTCAGGGTCCCGTTCGAGGTGGATCAATATGCAGAAATGGAGAGAGATGCCAAGATAGGAGAAGACAAATCAATTATTAACCAGCTGCACAGTCTAAGGAAAGAAATGAGGAACACGCGAGTCACTCGGGGAAGTGAGAGTTTGGATTATGATGATCTATGCATACACCCGGATATTGGCATGCCAGTACGGTACAAACCTCCTAAGTTTGATATTTTTGATGGGACAGGTGATCCTCATGCACATTTGAGGGCCTACTGCGACAAGTTAGTAGGAGTAGGAAGGAACGAGAAATTGAGGATGAAATTGTTTATTAGAAGTTTGTCAGGAAAGGCGCTCACTTGGTATACTCGCCAAGATCCTCGCAAATGGAGCGACTGGCAGGATATGGCTGGGAATTTCATGAATCGCTTCGGATTCAACACTGAGATCACACCAGACAGGTTTTCTTTAAGCAACATACAAAAGAAGGCGACTGAATCATTCCAGGATTACGCAAGACGTTGGAGAATTGAGGCTACTCGAGTTATGCCCCATTGGACGAAAGCGAGCTCAGCAAGTACTTCATTCGAGCTCAGGAAGGCATCTACTTTGAAAAGATGA